The window AAATTGCTAAAAGAGGCAGGTTATAAGACCGGTTTTTTTGGGAAATTTGGCGTCAACTACAGCAACTTGGAAGGGCTTTTTGATTCTTTTGAATCTTACGATAGAAAAGGAAGTTTTCCGGATAGACGTGGTTACTTTTACAAAACCCTCGGAGCTGATACGGTACATTTAACTCGGTATACAGGACAACAAGCATTGGACTTTATAGAAGAAGCAGACGCTGATCAGCCCTTTTGCCTTTCACTTTCTTTCAGTGCACCTCATGCACATGATAACGCGGAGAAACAATATTTTTGGCAGGATGAAACCGCTTCCTTGTTGGAAGGAGTGACCATTCCTGATGCCAAAATCTCTGACGATAAGTATTTTGAAGCACAACCGGAAATTGTAAAAAGTGGCTTTAACCGACTTCGATGGACTTGGAGATACGATACACCTGAAAAATACCAACACAGTGTAAAAGGCTATTACCGGATGATTTCAGGAATTGACTTGGAAATCGCGAAGATCAGGAAGCAGCTGAAAGCCAAGGGTATGGATAAGAATACAGTCATTATCCTGATGGGAGACAATGGCTATTTCTTGGGTGAAAGACAAATGGCAGGTAAATGGTTATTGTATGACAATTCCATTAGAGTTCCCTTGATTGTAATGGATCCTAGACAAAAGAAACAAGTTGATTCTGAAGAGATGGCTGCAAATGTCGATGTTCCCTCTACCATTTTGGATTTGGCAGGTGTAGAAATTCCATCGGAATACCAAGGGAAAAGTTTGCTTCCTGTGACCAAAGGAGCGCCATTAAATAGAGATACAGTATTGGTAGAACACTTATGGGATTTTGAGAACATTCCTCCAAGTGAAGGATTGAGAACCAAAGGATGGAAGTATTTTCGCTATATCAATGATCAGTCTATTGCGGAGTTGTATGACCTGACTAATGACCCAATGGAGATTAATAATTTAGCAAAGGATCCCAAGTATGCTTCTAAGGTTGCTGCATTTGATAAAAAATTGGATGCCATGGGTTCTAGAATGTCCAATAACAGTACCGCAGCACCTATTAACCACCACGTGGAGATGATTAGGCGATCCTCTGAAAAGAAAATTATTGATAAAAGTCCGGAATTTGGTTGGCAAGTCCCGGAAGGAATCAATTTTCAATCGGCCTTCCAATTATTGGTTAGTAGCACTGCTGAAAAGAGCAAAAAGAATATTGGAGATGTGTGGAATAGCGGGAAAGTGATGGATGGAAATGTGGCCAATATACAATACAAGGGGCCTACGTTAACTGAAGGTAAAACCTATTATTGGAAGGTCAGAATTTGGGATGAAGACAATAGAACCGGTCGATATTCAGAAAGTCAAAGCTTTACTATTGGCACAGCAGAACAATATATAACCACAGGTAATATTTTTGAAGTAGAAGAGATTTCTCCTGTATCTATAAAGGAAGTTGCTAAACAAACCTGGCTAGTGGATTTTGGTAAAGCAGCCTTTGCTAATATGTCCTTTGAATATAAAGCAACAAAGGATGGGACAATTACTGTAAGGATAGGTGAGCAATTAAAAGAAGGTAGGCTTAATGCTGATCCCCAAGGTAATATTCGTTTTCAAGAAGTAGCCGTTCAGGTTAGTCCGGGTAAATTAAATTATACATTAGATTTGCCTAAAGATAAACGTAATACGGGCCCTGCGGCTGTGGCACTTCCTGATAGTTTCCCGGTACTGCTTCCTTTTAGGTACGCTGAAATTATGGCAGAAAAAAAGCCTGAAAAACTAACTCAACAGGCTTATTTCAGCTTTTTCGATGTGGATGAAAGTAGATTTACAAGTTCTGATACCATATTGAATCAGGTTTGGGAGCTTTGTAAATATTCAATGAAAGCTACTTCCTTTGCCGGAATATATGTGGATGGTGACAGAGAAAGGATCCCCTATGAGGCAGATGCCTACATCAACCAACTGAGCCACTATGCGGTCGATTGGGAATACCCGATTGCAAGAAAGACCATCGAGTATTTTATGGAAAATCCTACTTGGCCCACCGAGTGGCAATTGCATGTGGCCTTGATGTTTTATGAGGACTATATGTATACCGGTAATCTAGAACTTGTAGAAAAATATTATGATGAACTAAAGCACAAAACGCTAATGGAGTTGGCGCGTGAAGATGGTTTGATAAGTTCTGAAAAGGCTAGTCCCGAGTTCATGAAAAAATTGGGATTCAAGGACCCTAAAGTTAAATTAAAGGACATTGTCGACTGGCCACCGGCCCAAAAAGATACCGGTTGGAAACTGGCCACTCCGGAAGGAGAGCGAGATGGATTTGTGTTTACCCCTATTAACACGGTGATCAATGCCTTGTACTTTCGCAATTTGGAAATTATGGGTGAATTTGCCCGCCTTTTGAATAGGAATGATGAAGCCAGAGAGTATGAATTGATGGCCATTAAAGTGAAAAAGGCTGTCAATGAAAAATTGATGGATCTTGAGAAAGGTGTATATCTTGATGGTGAAGGGGCAGGACATTCCTCTCTTCATGCCAATATGATGCCTTTGGCTTTTAATATGGTGCCGGAAGAAAAGGTAGCTTCCGTAGTCAATTTTATTAAATCTAGAGGGATGGCTTGTAGTGTTTATGGGTCTCAGTACTTGATGGATGGACTATATAATGCAGGAGAAGCAGATTATGCGCTGGAGCTAATGACTGCTACACATGACCGTAGTTGGTATAACATGATTGCGATTGGGTCTACTGTTACCCTTGAAGCATGGGACATGAAATACAAGCCTAACTCAGATTGGAACCATGCTTGGGGAGCTGTTCCCGGTAATATTGTTGCACGTAAAATGTGGGGTATTGTGCCTAAAACTCCGGGAGCAGGATTGCTGGAAATCAAACCCCAATTGGGTAGTTTGACAGCCACAGAAATTACCGTTCCTTTTATAACCGGAAAGGTGAATGCTTCCTACAAAAAAGTTAACAACCGTTTGCAACGCTATATTTTTGATTTACCACCAAATGTATCAGCGGAATTGCTACTGGAGTACAATGCGGGTGATGCGATCTCCCTGAATGGAGAAAAGGTAAATAAAAGTTTCGGTTCCATAAGGCTTTCCCCGGGGAAAAATGAAATTTTGCTTCAGGTCAATTCATTTTAATAGGAACCTTTTAAATCATGGTTTTGTAAAAATAGACAGGTATATTTCAATGCATGCTCTTTTGAGATTTTAAATAAGAGTCTGTAATAGAAGTTCTATTTCGGGTTTATCAGTAATTGCATCGATGTTTTAGGCTGAAACTATCATATGGGAGCACACCACCATCACCACCATCAATCAGGGAAAAATCTGAAAATCGCATTTTTTTTAAATCTGGGATTTACCCTTTTGGAAATTGTAGGTGGATTGTATGTAAATAGTATTTCAATCATTTCAGATGCTGTACATGACCTTGGAGATAGTCTTGCCTTAGGGTCAGCTTGGTATTTGGATAAAAAGGCAGGGCAAAGATCCGATGCGAAATTTTCATTTGGCTACTCTCGATTTTCGCTGTTAGGTGCCCTTATCAATAGTCTGGTATTAATTGGAGGCTCTGTGTTTGTAATTAGTGAAGCGGTTGGTCGCTTGCTAAACCCGGAGCAATCAGATGCTGAAGGAATGTTTTATTTTGCCATATTAGGTATACTTGTCAATGGTTATGCAGCATGGAAAATGAGTGGAGGAAAAACCCTGAATGAGAAAGTGGTTTCTTGGCATTTGCTTGAAGATGTTTTAGGTTGGGTAGCAGTTTTGATTGTAGCAATTGTTTTGTATTTCAAGGATATACCCTATTTAGATCCTGCTCTTTCTCTGTTTATAACGGCATATATTTTATGGGGAGTAGTGGGAAGATTGAAGGAGACTTTGTATGTGTTTCTCCAAGGGGTCCCCAAAGAAATTGATTTGGTGAAAATTGAGAAAGAATTACTTTCTATCGACCATGTGCAATCCCTACATCATACCCATATTTGGTCTTTGGAGGGCGAACATCATGTTTTCTCTACTCATTTGAAACTGGAGAGAATTGACTCTTTTGATAATATATTAAGTGTTAAAAATGAAGCGAAGACCCTTTTGAAAAAATACCATTTTAAACATTTTACTATTGAGACTGAATTGGATACTGAGAATTGCACCTTGATTTCAGAGGATAATTAGTTCGGCTTAGGGACCTCAATTTGTTAGTAGGTGAACTTTAGAAATTGGCGGTGTAGGGCTTTAAAATATCCATTAAATGTTAAGTAGAATTATCGAAAGCCTCGCTTTCACTGCACCGGTTAAATGAAAATTATGCGATGGATTTTTTCATCTTTTATTTTTAGGACTTTATGATAATTTCAATTTTGTTTAATCTGTTGAATAGACACTTTCAGTTTGTTAAGGAAATGAAATGCGTGGAAAAGAGATAGATATCTATTATATTTTTTATATTGAATAAGATTATCGGGAGTTGGCCTCTAGTAGCTCTTAGGTATACAGCATCAATTAAGGTTACCCAAAGAATCTTAATAATTGACAACTTTTGATGATATTCCATTTTAAACCTATAAAAACAAGCCATGAAAGACTTAAAAAAGGAAGACCTTGACCAAGAAGTTTTTGATCTATATGACGATTATGCACACAGTAGGATAGAGCGAAGAGAGTTTGTAAACAAGCTTTCCAAATTTGCGGTTGGGGGGTTAACAGTGTCTGCAATAATGGGATTTTTAATGCCAAATTATGCCAAAACTAGTCGATTTTCTGCTGTAGATCCTCGGCTTATTGAAGAGACCATCACTTATGATTCCCCAAAAGGCGCCGGAAAAATGAAAGCCCTTTTGGTCCGTCCAAAGGAAGTAAAAGGTAAATTGCCGGGCATAGTGGTGGTGCACGAAAACAGAGGGCTGAACCCTTACATCGAAGATACAGCAAGGCAGGCTGCTTTGGATGGGTTTATTGCTTTGGCACCTGATGCCTTGTCACCTATGGGTGGATACCCTGGTACGGATGATGAGGGAAGAACGATGCAGGGCAAAAGAGATAGAGAAGAAATGCTTCAGGATTTTATCGCCGGATTTGAGACACTGAAAGGCCACGAGGATTGCACAGGGAAAGTAGGGGTAGTTGGTTTTTGTTTTGGAGGTTGGGTTTCCAATATGATGGCTGTGAGGGTGCCTGATCTTGCTGCAGCGGTTCCATTTTATGGAGGTCAACCAACTGCCGAAGAAACTGCAAAAATACAGGCTCCTTTAATGTTGCACTTTGCGGAATTGGATAAACGCGTAAATGCGGGTTGGCCGGACTATGAGGAAGCTTTAAAGGCAAATAATAAATCCTACCTGGCCTATATGTATCCCGAAGTGAATCATGGTTTTCATAACCATTCTACGCCACGATATGATGAGGCTGCAGCCAAACTTGCATGGGGAAGAACCATTGATTTTTTTAGGGAAAAATTGCGTTGAAAATCTATATTTTTGAGTTAATTGGCTGGTGAGAATCATATAGGAGGTTTTTTTGAGCCGAACGAAATTAATTCTGTATCGGGTCTATTGGCCTGATTCATTAAAATTTGTTAAAATGAAAGTTATTTTTTTTGGATTTCTTTTGTCTTGGGCCTTGACCGGTTTTTCTCAAGTGACGACTATCACACGAAACCCTGAGATTCAAGAAATGACAGGGCTGGTCTCTTCTGATAGTTTGGAGAAATACCTAAACGGTCTGGTTGCATTTGGTACCCGTCACTCGTTAAGTGAAGATGCAGAGAATAGGGGGATTGAGGCAGCCAGGAAATATGTTTTGGCAAAATTCAAGTCATTTGAGCGTCAATCCAAAGGCAGGCTTAGTTCAAAGATCGATTACTTCACTGTTTATCCCGACGGAAAAAGGGTAAACAAGGAAGTGAAAATGGGCAATGTAATGGCTACGCTCAAAGGGATTG of the Cyclobacterium marinum DSM 745 genome contains:
- a CDS encoding dienelactone hydrolase family protein; protein product: MKDLKKEDLDQEVFDLYDDYAHSRIERREFVNKLSKFAVGGLTVSAIMGFLMPNYAKTSRFSAVDPRLIEETITYDSPKGAGKMKALLVRPKEVKGKLPGIVVVHENRGLNPYIEDTARQAALDGFIALAPDALSPMGGYPGTDDEGRTMQGKRDREEMLQDFIAGFETLKGHEDCTGKVGVVGFCFGGWVSNMMAVRVPDLAAAVPFYGGQPTAEETAKIQAPLMLHFAELDKRVNAGWPDYEEALKANNKSYLAYMYPEVNHGFHNHSTPRYDEAAAKLAWGRTIDFFREKLR
- a CDS encoding sulfatase-like hydrolase/transferase, whose product is MNSISTRLVLLLLALNVFNSFRSNAQDQRPNIIFILTDDQRYDALGYAGNDLIHTPEMDKLAEEGSYFKNALVTTPICAASRATIFTGLYERSHAYTFQTGPIKSAYMEKSYPKLLKEAGYKTGFFGKFGVNYSNLEGLFDSFESYDRKGSFPDRRGYFYKTLGADTVHLTRYTGQQALDFIEEADADQPFCLSLSFSAPHAHDNAEKQYFWQDETASLLEGVTIPDAKISDDKYFEAQPEIVKSGFNRLRWTWRYDTPEKYQHSVKGYYRMISGIDLEIAKIRKQLKAKGMDKNTVIILMGDNGYFLGERQMAGKWLLYDNSIRVPLIVMDPRQKKQVDSEEMAANVDVPSTILDLAGVEIPSEYQGKSLLPVTKGAPLNRDTVLVEHLWDFENIPPSEGLRTKGWKYFRYINDQSIAELYDLTNDPMEINNLAKDPKYASKVAAFDKKLDAMGSRMSNNSTAAPINHHVEMIRRSSEKKIIDKSPEFGWQVPEGINFQSAFQLLVSSTAEKSKKNIGDVWNSGKVMDGNVANIQYKGPTLTEGKTYYWKVRIWDEDNRTGRYSESQSFTIGTAEQYITTGNIFEVEEISPVSIKEVAKQTWLVDFGKAAFANMSFEYKATKDGTITVRIGEQLKEGRLNADPQGNIRFQEVAVQVSPGKLNYTLDLPKDKRNTGPAAVALPDSFPVLLPFRYAEIMAEKKPEKLTQQAYFSFFDVDESRFTSSDTILNQVWELCKYSMKATSFAGIYVDGDRERIPYEADAYINQLSHYAVDWEYPIARKTIEYFMENPTWPTEWQLHVALMFYEDYMYTGNLELVEKYYDELKHKTLMELAREDGLISSEKASPEFMKKLGFKDPKVKLKDIVDWPPAQKDTGWKLATPEGERDGFVFTPINTVINALYFRNLEIMGEFARLLNRNDEAREYELMAIKVKKAVNEKLMDLEKGVYLDGEGAGHSSLHANMMPLAFNMVPEEKVASVVNFIKSRGMACSVYGSQYLMDGLYNAGEADYALELMTATHDRSWYNMIAIGSTVTLEAWDMKYKPNSDWNHAWGAVPGNIVARKMWGIVPKTPGAGLLEIKPQLGSLTATEITVPFITGKVNASYKKVNNRLQRYIFDLPPNVSAELLLEYNAGDAISLNGEKVNKSFGSIRLSPGKNEILLQVNSF
- a CDS encoding cation diffusion facilitator family transporter, which produces MGAHHHHHHQSGKNLKIAFFLNLGFTLLEIVGGLYVNSISIISDAVHDLGDSLALGSAWYLDKKAGQRSDAKFSFGYSRFSLLGALINSLVLIGGSVFVISEAVGRLLNPEQSDAEGMFYFAILGILVNGYAAWKMSGGKTLNEKVVSWHLLEDVLGWVAVLIVAIVLYFKDIPYLDPALSLFITAYILWGVVGRLKETLYVFLQGVPKEIDLVKIEKELLSIDHVQSLHHTHIWSLEGEHHVFSTHLKLERIDSFDNILSVKNEAKTLLKKYHFKHFTIETELDTENCTLISEDN